In Xanthomonas sp. SI, the following are encoded in one genomic region:
- a CDS encoding aldose epimerase family protein has translation MSSIFGQLPDGTAIQRVLLDSGAGLRAEVLTYGGLLRSLSLDTARGRTELVLGLPTLDAYLHDPAYLGVLVGRFGNRIAGSAFSVDGQRYAVTANEGANHLHGGACGFGRRVWSVQAQSERGLQLRYDSPAGEEGYPGNVQVSAEFKVHGRTLELEFAAQTDAPTPLNLTHHPYFNLAGDAGVAAAAQWLRVPADRYLPVADAALLPTGEVAAVAGTPFDFRSPRAIGDKDGAADPQLRLSGGYDHCLVLADPRDCSAILYSPHSGVAMRIASAMPALQLYEGHWLDRQHPGLGRGVCLEPQGYPDAPNQPGFPDTILRPGQVYRHRIEYRFAEVGANADWATVEAALAD, from the coding sequence GAAGTGCTGACCTACGGCGGCCTGCTGCGTAGCCTCAGCCTGGACACCGCGCGCGGCCGCACCGAGCTGGTCCTCGGGCTGCCGACGCTGGACGCATACCTGCACGACCCGGCGTATCTCGGCGTGCTGGTCGGCCGCTTCGGCAATCGCATCGCCGGCTCGGCATTCAGCGTGGACGGGCAGCGCTACGCGGTCACCGCCAACGAAGGCGCCAATCATCTGCATGGCGGCGCGTGCGGATTCGGGCGCCGGGTGTGGTCGGTGCAGGCGCAGTCCGAGCGCGGCCTGCAACTGCGCTACGACTCGCCGGCCGGCGAGGAAGGCTATCCGGGCAACGTGCAGGTCAGCGCCGAGTTCAAGGTGCACGGGCGCACCCTGGAACTGGAGTTCGCTGCGCAGACCGATGCGCCGACCCCGCTCAATCTCACCCATCATCCGTACTTCAACCTGGCCGGCGATGCCGGCGTGGCGGCCGCCGCGCAGTGGCTGCGGGTACCGGCCGACCGCTACCTGCCGGTGGCCGACGCGGCGTTGCTGCCGACCGGCGAGGTCGCCGCCGTGGCCGGCACGCCGTTCGATTTCCGCAGCCCGCGCGCGATTGGCGACAAGGACGGCGCGGCCGATCCGCAGCTACGCCTGAGCGGCGGCTACGACCACTGCCTGGTGCTGGCCGATCCGCGCGACTGCAGCGCCATCCTGTATTCGCCGCACAGCGGCGTGGCCATGCGCATCGCCAGCGCGATGCCGGCGTTGCAACTGTACGAAGGGCACTGGCTGGACCGCCAGCATCCGGGCCTGGGCCGCGGCGTGTGCCTGGAGCCGCAGGGCTATCCGGATGCGCCGAACCAGCCGGGCTTTCCCGACACCATCCTGCGTCCCGGCCAGGTCTACCGGCACCGCATCGAATACCGCTTCGCCGAGGTCGGCGCGAATGCCGATTGGGCCACAGTAGAGGCGGCATTGGCCGATTGA